One stretch of Anabas testudineus chromosome 24, fAnaTes1.2, whole genome shotgun sequence DNA includes these proteins:
- the LOC117152835 gene encoding uncharacterized protein LOC117152835 — protein MFILLLLFQFTVTTGQYSNVTVRHRDDVTLTCGNVTDDQNKCYSTTWIFSVSGKSTTVTLFELGQIKKDIVKSKSNRLSVTENCSLVIKKVTAEDVGRYTCRQQKEDSMVDLSVVTINKVKDNNKITMICIVLSNGLCRHTVKWIYEGNNSIFTDVETSHSYCSAFMKFKTSHRNQKYSDLLKCEVTDGHRRKQQFPFRRQTSGEEATKSTTTTETTTSKSKLIMTNTTRLKSTTTITEATSAQTNTRNYSIKRDPTEPQGND, from the exons ATGTTtattcttctgctgctgtttcagtttaCAG TAACAACTGGACAATATTCTAACGTCACTGTGAGACATCGAGATGACGTCACTTTAACTTGTGGAAATGTGACAGATGATCAGAATAAATGTTACAGTACTACCTGGATCTTCAGTGTTTCAGGAAAATCAACAACAGTAACACTGTTTGAACTTGGACAGATTAAGAAAGATATAGTCAAATCTAAATCCaacagactgagtgttacagagaactgttctctggttataaagaaggtcacagcTGAAGATGTTGGTCGTTACACCTGTAGACAACAAAAAGAAGACTCTATGgttgatctgtctgttgttacca TTAACAAAGTAAAGGACAATAATAAGATCACCATGATCTGCATTGTGTTGTCCAATGGTCTGTGTAGACACACAGTGAAGTGGATATATGAGGGTAATAACAGCATTTTCACAGACGTGGAGACATCACACTCTTACTGTTCAGCCTTTATGAAATTTAAAACGTCTCATCGTAATCAGAAGTATTCTgacttattaaaatgtgaagtgaCTGATGGTCACAGgagaaagcagcagtttcccTTCAGACGTCAGACTTCAG gtGAAGAAGcaacaaaatcaacaacaacgacagaaacaacaacatcaaaatctAAATTAATAATGACAAATACAACAAGATtaaagtcaacaacaacaataacagaagCAACATCAGCACAGACGAATACACGTAACTACTCAATCAAGCGTGACCCAACAGAACCACAGGGTAATGACTAA